Below is a window of Thunnus maccoyii chromosome 16, fThuMac1.1, whole genome shotgun sequence DNA.
CAATTGTAAcattagagaaagaaaaaatatctacataaatgtacagtacatgtgtcAGGCTTTCTTTGTATTTGTAACCATTATGATAAAATGCTGAAATACTGTGTTCACACTATATGGAGGTAAATGGAAAGGGGAAAACTTCTTCACACCATGGAGAAGATACAATGGATTGGTCAGCTGCTTAAACCTAATAAATCTAaacttaaaatgacattaatactgagtgaagtttaagCATGTCTTGATAGTAGAGACCAGTTTTAACATGAATTCCAGGCATACCTCATTATGACCTGAACACAGCATTCATTTCTTTGactctaaatacatttttgggaCATCTGTAACCGTTACTGTACATTACAGCAACTCTTGTAACCGTCAAGTTTCctaaattcaacatttttaaaaaatgtgtacaAAACCAAGCTTTTAAAAAGAGACCATATTTACAAATGCTGCTTTTATCTTATAATATATTACTTAAATACTAAGTGTGGTCACTTGGCTGAAGCTCCAAGGGCGGATGCATACCTAGGATCAGTTCACCTTTGTCATTATGGACACCAGTTAACAGATCACAGACCTGCATGAAGCTGCAAATTCAATCTATACTGGATAGATTTGCTGAGGACTGTAGTAATTATCTCAGCTGCGTAGTGGCTTACATGCTGGTCGGCTGTGCCTGTGGCTGCAGTGGCTGCAGCGCGACGGCCTGTGGCTCCGAGTCCTGAATGTTACACTCTTCTCCTTCGCGCATGTACAATAAGAATAAAGTCACGGTGGCGAATGTGGTAGCATTCACTGGGAACGCGCGGAGCAGAGTGGATGTGAGTCCACGTGTGAACACCCTCCAGCCCTCCTTCTTTAAGCTCTGTCTCACACAGTCCATGATGCCGTTGTACTGGTTGACACCGCCGACCCCATCCGCCTGAAGACGGGACTTGATCACGTCTACAGGATAGGTGGAGAGCCAGGAAGTGATCCCAGACATTCCGCCGGCGAACAACAGCTTTGGGATCATGTACGGGTCTTCCGGCTCACAGCCAAGATAACGTGTAAATGTGTCATAAGCGAGAAAGTACACGCCGAACCCTGGCGTTTCACGGATCAGGGTGGTCACCATGCCGCGATTGATACCACGGATTCCCTCCTTCTTGTAGATTCTTACCAGACAGTCCAGGGAGTTCTTGTACATCTTCTTCTTTGACTTCTTTTCTCCAGTCCCCTGCAACTGCATGCGTGTCTTGGCCAGCTCCATTGGGCAGCATATGACGCACTGGATGGCTCCGGCAGAGGCTCCAGCCAGGAACTGGTTGAGTGGTGTGTCGCAGCCAAGCTTCCGCATGGCGTTGCCCTGCACACCAAAAACTATGGCGTTGATGAAGGTCAGACCCATCATTGGAGAGCCGATGCCTTTGTACAGACCGAAAATCTACAGACACAAGGGCAGATTACTGGGATTATTTGAGTTGAGTCAACACATCAAAAAATTTAATTTGCCAAAATTTTTTGACATgtccagaataaaaa
It encodes the following:
- the LOC121881415 gene encoding mitochondrial basic amino acids transporter, coding for MALDFAAGCVGGAAGVLVGHPFDTVKVRLQVQNVDKPLYRGTFHCFRSIIRQESIFGLYKGIGSPMMGLTFINAIVFGVQGNAMRKLGCDTPLNQFLAGASAGAIQCVICCPMELAKTRMQLQGTGEKKSKKKMYKNSLDCLVRIYKKEGIRGINRGMVTTLIRETPGFGVYFLAYDTFTRYLGCEPEDPYMIPKLLFAGGMSGITSWLSTYPVDVIKSRLQADGVGGVNQYNGIMDCVRQSLKKEGWRVFTRGLTSTLLRAFPVNATTFATVTLFLLYMREGEECNIQDSEPQAVALQPLQPQAQPTSM